A section of the Kribbella sp. HUAS MG21 genome encodes:
- a CDS encoding 2'-5' RNA ligase family protein, producing MIKEVRDHWYWRPNWRPGRSFYTWHILFPNDPVVTDLHAAYQGLVDSLPGISPVPLQWLHLTLQGIGFTDKVPETDLGLIIEAAQRRLEHFRPFEIQLGPAVVDEESLQLPVAPVDRLRRLRAQLRAAVTDVWGRDSVPELPELHPHVSLGYWNRPAPAEPLHQRVKALTGGTATTEVTHITLITLTRDNTHYKWTPYTALPLGEPPPHTLPPPPPPHQPKPPAPKPNPGARGRQPPTRGTPGRSDPSSDNTDVPHRPVRPARPPTVGHETPRSSSAAHTNHPGPPSGDNGTRTCGIGAD from the coding sequence ATGATCAAAGAGGTTCGCGATCACTGGTACTGGCGTCCCAACTGGCGGCCCGGGCGGTCGTTCTACACCTGGCACATCCTGTTCCCGAACGATCCCGTCGTCACCGACCTGCACGCGGCGTACCAAGGTCTGGTCGACTCGCTGCCCGGGATCTCACCGGTGCCGCTGCAGTGGCTGCACCTCACCCTGCAGGGCATCGGGTTCACCGACAAGGTCCCGGAGACGGACCTCGGCCTGATCATCGAGGCCGCTCAACGCCGCCTCGAACACTTCCGGCCGTTCGAGATCCAGCTCGGCCCCGCCGTCGTCGACGAGGAGAGCCTGCAACTCCCGGTCGCCCCCGTCGACCGCCTCCGCCGCCTGCGCGCCCAACTCCGCGCCGCCGTCACCGACGTCTGGGGCCGCGACTCCGTCCCCGAACTCCCCGAACTCCACCCCCACGTCTCCCTCGGCTACTGGAACCGCCCCGCCCCCGCCGAACCCCTCCACCAACGCGTCAAGGCCCTCACCGGCGGCACCGCCACCACCGAGGTCACCCACATAACCCTCATCACCCTCACCCGAGACAACACCCACTACAAGTGGACCCCCTACACCGCCCTCCCCCTAGGCGAACCCCCACCCCACACCCTCCCCCCACCCCCACCACCCCACCAACCCAAACCCCCAGCACCCAAGCCCAACCCCGGGGCCCGCGGCCGCCAACCACCAACACGCGGCACGCCCGGCAGGTCTGACCCCTCATCCGACAACACCGACGTACCTCACCGACCAGTACGCCCCGCCCGCCCACCGACCGTCGGCCACGAAACACCAAGAAGCAGCTCAGCTGCACACACCAACCACCCCGGACCTCCGTCCGGGGACAACGGAACGCGAACCTGCGGAATTGGAGCGGATTGA
- a CDS encoding TrpB-like pyridoxal phosphate-dependent enzyme, which yields MTPTKILLPEDELPTRWYNVLHDLPTPPPPVLHPGTGQPIGPDDLTPLFPMDLILQEVSQEQYVDIPGEVLDVYKLWRPSPLYRAHRLEKALDTPARIYYKYEGVSPAGSHKPNTAVPQAFYNAKAGVRKLTTETGAGQWGTALAFACAQYGLECEVWQVRASYDQKPYRRTMMQVFGATVHPSPSDLTEAGRKILAGDPDSTGSLGIAISEAVEAAVQDPEVHYALGSVLNHVLLHQTVIGEEALIQLAMVGETPDLIVGCTGGGSNFGGLAFPFLREKWGGRMSPVVRAVEPAACPSLTQGTYAYDFGDTIGMTPLMKMHTLGHDFVPDPIHAGGLRYHGMSPLISHLYETGEIEAVAKPQSECFAAGLQFARTEGIVPAPEPTHALAAAIEEAQRCKESGEEKVILTALCGHGHLDLAAYDAYLSNAMTDRTWEDADIQSAVAEALTRLPAVN from the coding sequence ATGACGCCGACGAAGATTCTGTTGCCCGAGGACGAGCTGCCGACCCGGTGGTACAACGTGCTCCACGACCTGCCGACACCGCCTCCGCCGGTGCTGCATCCGGGGACCGGGCAACCGATCGGGCCGGACGATCTCACGCCGCTGTTCCCGATGGACCTGATCCTTCAAGAGGTCTCCCAGGAGCAGTACGTCGACATCCCGGGCGAGGTGCTCGACGTCTACAAGCTGTGGCGGCCCAGCCCGCTGTACCGGGCGCACCGGCTGGAGAAGGCGCTCGACACCCCGGCGCGGATCTACTACAAGTACGAAGGCGTCTCCCCCGCGGGCTCGCACAAGCCGAACACCGCGGTCCCGCAGGCGTTCTACAACGCGAAGGCCGGCGTCCGGAAGCTCACCACCGAGACCGGCGCGGGCCAGTGGGGTACGGCGCTCGCGTTCGCCTGCGCGCAGTACGGGCTGGAGTGCGAGGTCTGGCAGGTGCGGGCGTCGTACGACCAGAAGCCGTACCGCCGGACGATGATGCAGGTCTTCGGCGCGACCGTGCACCCGAGCCCGTCGGACCTGACCGAGGCCGGGCGGAAGATCCTCGCCGGTGACCCGGACTCCACGGGCTCGCTCGGGATCGCGATCAGCGAGGCGGTCGAGGCCGCCGTGCAGGACCCCGAGGTGCACTACGCCCTCGGCTCGGTGCTCAACCACGTCCTGCTGCACCAGACCGTGATCGGCGAGGAGGCGCTGATCCAGCTCGCGATGGTCGGCGAGACCCCGGACCTGATCGTCGGCTGCACCGGCGGCGGGTCGAACTTCGGCGGCCTGGCGTTCCCGTTCCTGCGGGAGAAGTGGGGCGGCCGGATGTCCCCGGTCGTGCGCGCCGTCGAGCCGGCTGCGTGCCCGTCGCTGACCCAGGGCACGTACGCGTACGACTTCGGCGACACCATCGGCATGACACCGCTGATGAAGATGCACACCCTCGGCCACGACTTCGTCCCGGACCCGATCCACGCCGGCGGCCTGCGGTACCACGGCATGAGCCCGCTGATCAGCCACCTGTACGAGACCGGCGAGATCGAGGCCGTCGCGAAACCGCAGTCCGAGTGCTTCGCGGCCGGGCTGCAGTTCGCCCGCACCGAGGGCATCGTCCCGGCCCCGGAGCCCACCCACGCGCTGGCCGCCGCGATCGAGGAAGCCCAGCGCTGCAAGGAGTCCGGCGAGGAGAAGGTCATCCTCACGGCGCTCTGCGGCCACGGCCACCTCGACCTCGCGGCGTACGACGCCTACCTGTCCAACGCGATGACCGACCGCACCTGGGAGGACGCCGACATCCAGTCCGCCGTCGCCGAGGCCCTGACCCGGCTCCCCGCGGTGAACTGA
- a CDS encoding adenosine deaminase gives MTQRDLRVLPKTHLHLHFSGSMRHLTLVELADKHGVRLPDALRTEWPPELSAADERGWFRFQRLYDIARSVLRTEDDVRRLVREAAEDDRADGSRWLEIQVDPSGYANRFHGITEFTDLVLDAARDASVSTGIAVQVIIAANRTRHPLDARTLARLASQYVGRGVVGFGLSNDERRGTTSEFAPAFRIARNAGLLAAPHGGELCGPATVRTCLDELGAGRIGHGVRSVEDPDLLKRVVDAQIALEVCPASNVSLGVYHRPEDVPLRELYEAGARIALGADDPLLFGSRLAEQYETARTVHAFTDPELADLARSSVLASTAPPEVQKSLLTEIDEWLGTPAAVPV, from the coding sequence ATGACGCAGCGGGATCTGCGGGTGCTGCCGAAGACGCACCTGCATCTGCACTTCTCCGGCTCGATGCGGCACCTGACGCTGGTCGAGCTGGCGGACAAGCACGGCGTCCGGCTGCCGGACGCGCTGCGGACCGAGTGGCCGCCGGAGCTGTCGGCGGCGGACGAGCGCGGCTGGTTCCGGTTCCAGCGGTTGTACGACATCGCGCGGTCGGTGCTGCGGACCGAGGACGACGTCCGGCGGCTCGTCCGGGAGGCCGCCGAGGACGACCGGGCGGACGGCTCGCGCTGGCTGGAGATCCAGGTCGACCCGTCCGGGTACGCGAACCGGTTCCACGGGATCACCGAGTTCACCGATCTGGTGCTGGACGCCGCGCGCGACGCGTCGGTCTCCACGGGAATTGCCGTCCAAGTGATCATCGCCGCGAACCGGACCCGGCACCCGCTCGACGCCCGCACGCTGGCGCGGCTCGCCTCGCAGTACGTCGGCCGCGGCGTGGTCGGCTTCGGCCTGTCGAACGACGAACGCCGCGGTACGACGTCCGAGTTCGCGCCGGCCTTCCGCATCGCGCGGAACGCCGGGCTGCTCGCCGCACCCCACGGCGGCGAGCTGTGCGGGCCCGCAACCGTGCGGACCTGCCTGGACGAGCTGGGCGCCGGCCGCATCGGCCACGGCGTCCGCTCGGTCGAGGACCCGGACCTCCTGAAGCGCGTCGTGGACGCCCAGATCGCCCTGGAAGTCTGCCCCGCCTCCAACGTCTCACTAGGCGTCTACCACCGCCCCGAAGACGTCCCTCTCCGCGAGCTCTACGAGGCCGGCGCGCGCATCGCCCTGGGCGCCGACGACCCACTGCTCTTCGGCTCCCGCCTGGCCGAACAGTACGAAACCGCCCGCACCGTCCACGCCTTCACCGACCCCGAACTCGCCGACCTCGCCCGCTCCTCCGTCCTCGCCTCCACAGCCCCACCCGAGGTCCAGAAATCCCTCCTCACCGAAATCGACGAGTGGCTGGGCACCCCGGCGGCCGTCCCCGTCTGA
- a CDS encoding pyridoxal phosphate-dependent aminotransferase has translation MGSRISARIGAISESATLAVDSKAKALKAAGRPVIGFGAGEPDFPTPGYIVEAAVAAAQDPKNHRYSPAGGLPELKQAIAEKTRRDSGYEIEASQVLVTNGGKHAVYNAFATLLDPGDEVLLPAPYWTTYPEAIRLAGGVPVEVLADESQNYCVTVEQLEAARTPRTKALLFCSPSNPTGAVDSPEDVEAIGRWALEHDLWVVTDEIYEHLTYGDARPTSIPVAVPELAGKTVVLNGVAKTYAMTGWRVGWMIGPKDVIKAATNLQSHQTSNVCNIAQRAALAAVSGDLSAVDEMKVAFDRRRRTMVRMLNEIPGVVCPEPTGAFYAYPSVKGVLGKEINGRTAATSAELADIILDEVEVAVVPGEAFGAPGYLRLSYALGDDDLAEGLTRISKLLS, from the coding sequence ATGGGTTCCAGGATCTCGGCGCGGATCGGCGCCATCAGTGAATCGGCGACGCTGGCGGTGGACAGCAAGGCGAAGGCGCTCAAGGCGGCCGGGCGGCCGGTGATCGGGTTCGGCGCGGGCGAGCCGGACTTCCCGACCCCGGGCTACATCGTCGAGGCGGCGGTCGCGGCCGCACAGGACCCGAAGAACCACCGGTACAGCCCGGCCGGCGGCCTGCCGGAGCTGAAGCAGGCGATCGCCGAGAAGACCAGGCGCGACTCCGGGTACGAGATCGAGGCCTCCCAGGTCCTGGTCACGAACGGCGGCAAGCACGCGGTCTACAACGCGTTCGCGACACTGCTCGACCCGGGCGACGAGGTGCTGCTGCCGGCGCCGTACTGGACGACGTACCCGGAGGCGATCCGGCTGGCGGGCGGCGTACCGGTCGAGGTGCTCGCCGACGAGTCGCAGAACTACTGCGTCACCGTCGAGCAGCTCGAGGCGGCCCGGACCCCGCGGACCAAGGCGCTGCTCTTCTGCTCCCCGTCGAACCCGACCGGCGCCGTGGACAGCCCTGAGGACGTCGAGGCGATCGGCCGCTGGGCGCTCGAGCACGACCTGTGGGTGGTCACCGACGAGATCTACGAGCACCTGACGTACGGCGACGCGCGGCCGACGTCGATCCCGGTCGCCGTACCGGAGCTCGCCGGCAAGACCGTCGTACTGAACGGGGTCGCGAAGACGTACGCGATGACCGGCTGGCGGGTCGGCTGGATGATCGGGCCGAAGGACGTCATCAAGGCCGCGACGAACCTGCAGTCGCACCAGACCTCGAACGTCTGCAACATCGCCCAGCGGGCCGCGCTCGCCGCGGTGTCCGGCGACCTGAGCGCGGTCGACGAGATGAAGGTCGCGTTCGACCGGCGGCGCCGGACGATGGTGCGGATGCTGAACGAGATCCCCGGGGTCGTGTGCCCGGAGCCGACCGGCGCGTTCTACGCGTACCCGTCGGTCAAGGGCGTGCTCGGCAAGGAGATCAACGGGCGCACCGCGGCCACCTCGGCGGAGCTGGCCGACATCATCCTCGACGAGGTGGAGGTGGCGGTGGTGCCGGGTGAGGCGTTCGGCGCGCCCGGGTACCTGCGGCTGTCCTACGCGCTCGGCGACGACGACCTGGCCGAGGGCCTGACCCGGATCAGCAAGCTGCTGAGCTGA
- the secE gene encoding preprotein translocase subunit SecE, protein MTETRTPAPSGAGKPAEGKQGRGLLRFYRQVVAELRKVVWPTRKQLSTYFVVVLTFVVFVIAIVSVLDLAFGWAMFKIFG, encoded by the coding sequence GTGACGGAGACGCGCACCCCGGCACCGTCCGGCGCCGGCAAGCCTGCGGAAGGCAAGCAGGGCAGGGGCCTGCTGCGCTTCTACCGCCAGGTGGTCGCCGAGCTCCGCAAGGTCGTCTGGCCGACCCGCAAGCAGCTCTCCACCTACTTCGTCGTCGTCCTGACCTTCGTGGTGTTCGTCATCGCGATCGTCTCGGTCCTCGACCTCGCCTTCGGCTGGGCGATGTTCAAGATCTTCGGCTGA
- the nusG gene encoding transcription termination/antitermination protein NusG, giving the protein MTEYDVSERDDEILDYEDEFDVSDSDDDLDLDLDFDENDTDDDDLFAADGDDDPFADLDDEDAAADDETDDEYSAADDAEEPEADADTSDDEPVVVVPAADGAAAEVVTEADVEDAAEEQADEAAPQDTVEPAADEVVFSSGADADDNEDDADGEALAAAAAAVADDEDEEPEPEEPGDPLEELRTRLRSQIGDWYVVHTYSGMENRVKGNLENRINSLNMEDYIFEIIVPTEEVAEIKNGQRRMVKRTVLPGYVLVRMDLTDESWSTVRHTPSVTGFVGNSQKPVPLSLEEVEKMLAPAVVAAAEAAAAEAGAAPAKTAAKKKVEVADFGVGDSVMVVDGPFATLHATVTEINAEAQRIKALVEIFGRETPVELSFNQIQKV; this is encoded by the coding sequence ATGACGGAGTACGACGTGTCCGAGCGCGACGACGAGATCCTCGACTACGAGGACGAGTTCGACGTATCCGACTCCGACGACGATCTCGACCTCGATCTCGACTTCGACGAGAACGACACCGACGACGACGACCTGTTCGCCGCCGACGGCGACGACGACCCGTTCGCGGACCTCGACGACGAGGACGCGGCCGCGGACGACGAGACCGACGACGAGTACTCCGCCGCCGACGACGCCGAGGAGCCGGAGGCGGACGCCGACACGTCCGACGACGAGCCGGTCGTCGTGGTCCCGGCGGCCGACGGCGCCGCGGCCGAGGTGGTCACGGAGGCGGACGTCGAGGACGCCGCCGAGGAGCAGGCCGACGAGGCCGCCCCGCAGGACACCGTCGAGCCCGCCGCCGACGAGGTCGTCTTCTCGAGCGGCGCCGACGCCGACGACAACGAAGATGACGCCGACGGCGAGGCGCTCGCCGCGGCCGCCGCGGCGGTGGCCGACGACGAGGACGAGGAGCCGGAGCCCGAGGAGCCGGGCGACCCGCTCGAGGAGCTGCGCACCCGGCTGCGTTCGCAGATCGGCGACTGGTACGTCGTCCACACGTACTCAGGGATGGAGAACCGGGTCAAGGGCAACCTGGAGAACCGGATCAACTCCCTGAACATGGAGGACTACATCTTCGAGATCATCGTGCCGACCGAGGAGGTCGCCGAGATCAAGAACGGGCAGCGCCGGATGGTGAAGCGCACCGTGCTCCCCGGCTACGTGCTGGTCCGGATGGACCTGACCGACGAGTCCTGGTCGACCGTGCGGCACACGCCGTCGGTGACCGGCTTCGTCGGGAACAGCCAGAAGCCGGTCCCGCTCAGCCTCGAAGAGGTGGAGAAGATGCTCGCTCCGGCCGTCGTGGCGGCGGCCGAGGCGGCGGCAGCCGAAGCCGGCGCCGCACCCGCCAAGACCGCGGCCAAGAAGAAGGTCGAGGTCGCCGACTTCGGTGTCGGGGACTCGGTCATGGTGGTCGACGGGCCGTTCGCGACCCTGCACGCCACAGTCACGGAGATCAATGCCGAGGCCCAGCGGATCAAGGCCCTGGTGGAGATCTTCGGCCGGGAGACCCCGGTGGAACTCAGCTTCAACCAGATCCAGAAAGTCTAA
- the rplK gene encoding 50S ribosomal protein L11 — MPPKKKIAALVKVQLQAGAATPAPPVGTALGPHGVNIMEFCKAYNAQTESMRGNVVPVEITIYEDRSFTFITKTPPAPEMIKKAAGLQKGSPVPHRDKVGKITKDQVREIATTKMPDLNARDIDAAMKIIEGTARSMGVTVDG, encoded by the coding sequence ATGCCTCCCAAGAAGAAGATCGCTGCGCTGGTCAAGGTGCAGCTCCAGGCCGGTGCCGCGACGCCGGCACCGCCGGTCGGTACCGCGCTCGGTCCGCACGGCGTCAACATCATGGAGTTCTGCAAGGCGTACAACGCCCAGACGGAGTCCATGCGCGGCAACGTCGTACCGGTCGAGATCACGATCTACGAAGACCGGTCCTTCACCTTCATCACCAAGACGCCGCCGGCGCCGGAGATGATCAAGAAGGCCGCCGGTCTGCAGAAGGGCTCGCCGGTCCCGCACCGCGACAAGGTCGGCAAGATCACCAAGGACCAGGTCCGCGAGATCGCCACCACCAAGATGCCGGACCTGAACGCCCGCGACATCGACGCCGCGATGAAGATCATCGAGGGTACGGCGCGCTCCATGGGCGTCACCGTCGACGGCTGA
- the rplA gene encoding 50S ribosomal protein L1 produces MAQRSKAYRAVAEKIDFDKLYTPLEAIRLAKEAAGSKKFNSTVDVAMRLGVDPRKADQMVRGTVNLPHGTGKTARVLVFATGDKAEAAKAAGADFVGDDDMIKKVTDGWLDFDAVVATPDLMGKVGRLGRVLGPRGLMPNPKTGTVTPDVAKAVSDIKGGKIEFRVDRHANLHFIIGKASFDEAQLVENYSAALEEILRLKPASSKGRYIKKTVFSTTMGPGVQVDPNLTRNLTEETVEA; encoded by the coding sequence ATGGCACAGCGCAGCAAGGCATACCGCGCCGTCGCGGAGAAGATCGACTTCGACAAGCTGTACACGCCGCTCGAGGCGATCCGGCTGGCCAAGGAGGCCGCCGGCAGCAAGAAGTTCAACTCCACCGTGGACGTCGCGATGCGACTCGGGGTCGACCCTCGCAAGGCCGACCAGATGGTGCGCGGCACCGTCAACCTTCCGCACGGTACCGGCAAGACGGCACGGGTCCTCGTCTTCGCCACCGGTGACAAGGCCGAGGCCGCGAAGGCCGCCGGCGCCGACTTCGTCGGCGACGACGACATGATCAAGAAGGTGACCGACGGCTGGCTCGACTTCGACGCCGTCGTCGCCACCCCGGACCTGATGGGCAAGGTCGGCCGCCTCGGCCGGGTCCTCGGCCCGCGTGGTCTGATGCCGAACCCGAAGACGGGGACGGTCACCCCGGACGTGGCCAAGGCCGTGTCCGACATCAAGGGCGGAAAGATCGAGTTCCGGGTCGACCGGCACGCGAACCTGCACTTCATCATCGGCAAGGCGTCGTTCGACGAGGCCCAGCTCGTGGAGAACTACAGCGCCGCGCTCGAGGAGATCCTCCGGCTGAAGCCGGCCAGCTCGAAGGGCCGCTACATCAAGAAGACGGTGTTCTCGACGACGATGGGCCCGGGTGTCCAGGTTGACCCCAACCTGACCCGGAACCTCACTGAGGAGACCGTCGAGGCCTGA
- a CDS encoding formyltransferase family protein → MSLRIVGLNAFLPGFRLVHEFAVRNGHELALVVTLPQTTRYGASDPMVAGVPEDVNVLITRKLRTIAAPVIAALRPDVVISAAFPRLIPGEILEIPKYGAVNCHPSPLPAGRGPTPQRLIYEGDERVAATVHRTAAEFDTGAILAQRIAPLPDDLNGTGIMASWRTLLSECLDEAVPRLVAGDPGEPQDPAAASEAPFFTDAERILDLTEPAHVIRRKAAALNVTAPTAQLPLNGTTHLITRTDPAGTASTAAPGTVLEEHPDGWTVQTADHPLRLTRA, encoded by the coding sequence ATGAGCTTGCGGATCGTCGGCCTGAACGCGTTCCTGCCCGGTTTCCGGCTCGTGCACGAGTTCGCCGTACGGAACGGTCACGAGCTCGCGCTGGTGGTGACGCTGCCGCAGACCACCAGGTACGGCGCCTCGGACCCGATGGTGGCCGGCGTACCCGAGGACGTGAACGTGCTGATCACCCGCAAGCTGCGCACTATCGCGGCGCCGGTGATCGCCGCGTTGCGACCGGACGTGGTGATCTCGGCCGCGTTCCCGCGACTGATCCCGGGCGAGATCCTCGAGATCCCGAAGTACGGCGCGGTGAACTGTCACCCGTCGCCGCTGCCGGCGGGACGCGGGCCGACGCCGCAGCGGTTGATCTACGAGGGTGACGAGCGGGTCGCGGCGACGGTGCACCGGACGGCGGCCGAGTTCGACACCGGCGCGATCCTCGCCCAGCGCATCGCGCCGCTGCCCGACGACCTGAACGGGACCGGGATCATGGCGTCCTGGCGCACGCTACTGAGCGAGTGCCTGGACGAGGCGGTCCCGCGGCTGGTCGCGGGAGACCCTGGCGAGCCACAGGATCCCGCGGCGGCCTCCGAGGCGCCGTTCTTCACCGACGCCGAACGCATCCTCGACCTCACCGAGCCCGCCCACGTGATCCGCCGCAAAGCCGCCGCCCTCAACGTCACCGCCCCCACCGCCCAACTCCCCCTGAACGGCACCACCCACCTCATCACCCGCACAGACCCAGCCGGCACAGCGAGCACTGCCGCGCCCGGCACCGTACTCGAGGAGCACCCCGACGGCTGGACCGTCCAAACCGCCGACCACCCCCTCCGCCTGACCCGCGCCTGA
- a CDS encoding bifunctional 4-hydroxy-2-oxoglutarate aldolase/2-dehydro-3-deoxy-phosphogluconate aldolase yields MNTLELLRADRVLTVVRAPEISDARDLCAALVAGGIHVVELTYTTPDLPRHLERAAATAAETGAVVGAGTVQTAGQATAAIDAGAQFLVTPGQGPEAAAVADAARAAGIPVVLGAFTPSEVMTALALGSAAVKIFPAHQLGPKYLKDLNGPFPGVPLIPSGGVNAGNAHDFLAAGALAVSAGTDVVSPADVAAANWDSITTKAKAFCAAL; encoded by the coding sequence GTGAACACCCTGGAGCTGCTCCGCGCCGACCGGGTCCTGACCGTCGTCCGGGCCCCGGAGATCTCCGACGCCCGCGACCTGTGCGCCGCGTTGGTTGCCGGTGGCATCCATGTCGTCGAGCTCACCTACACCACCCCGGACCTGCCCCGGCACCTGGAACGCGCCGCCGCCACCGCGGCCGAGACCGGCGCGGTGGTCGGCGCGGGCACCGTGCAGACCGCCGGCCAGGCCACGGCCGCGATCGACGCCGGCGCCCAGTTCCTCGTCACGCCCGGCCAGGGCCCGGAGGCCGCCGCCGTCGCCGACGCCGCCCGGGCCGCCGGGATCCCCGTCGTACTGGGCGCCTTCACGCCGTCGGAGGTGATGACCGCGCTGGCGCTCGGCTCCGCCGCCGTGAAGATCTTCCCGGCGCACCAGCTCGGCCCGAAGTATCTCAAGGACCTCAACGGCCCGTTCCCCGGCGTCCCGTTGATCCCGTCCGGCGGCGTGAACGCCGGCAACGCCCACGATTTCCTGGCCGCCGGCGCCCTCGCCGTGAGCGCCGGCACCGATGTCGTCTCGCCGGCGGACGTCGCCGCCGCCAACTGGGACTCCATCACCACCAAGGCCAAGGCGTTCTGCGCGGCGCTCTAA
- a CDS encoding D-aminoacylase, which produces MTGLKIAGALVVDGSGSPGYRADVAVDGGRIVAIGSGLPAARRTIDADGLVLSPGFIDMHSHSDLQILVNPDHTAKVSQGVTLEVLGQDGLSFAPIDDPTRAVVRRQIAGWNGEPDDFDFSWSTVAGYLDRLDQGIACNAAYLVPQGTLRMMVVGTSNRPATMDELRRMKELLADGLRDGAVGMSSGLTYTPGMFADTDELVALCEIVAQYGGYYAPHQRSYGKGALEAYGEMVEVARRAGCALHLTHAVMNFAPNAGRGADLVAMIDKALASGVDVTTDTYPYLPGATTLAAVLPSWTAEGGPDAQLARLRDPAARERITHELEQVGTDGCHGCVVEWDTIEIGGVRNPALSENVGHTVAELASRAGRAPADVFYDLLLADDLATSILQHVGHEENVRTIMRHPSHTGGSDGILVGGKPHPRSWGTFPRYLAHYVRELGVLDLADCVHHLTGRPARRLRLPDRGLVREGYAADLVLFDPERVQDTATFPEPRQQAAGIPYVLVNGVPVIDDSHRTEALPGRAVRRTT; this is translated from the coding sequence ATGACCGGTCTGAAGATCGCCGGAGCGCTGGTCGTCGACGGCAGCGGGTCGCCCGGGTACCGCGCGGACGTCGCGGTCGACGGCGGGCGGATCGTGGCGATCGGCTCCGGCCTGCCGGCGGCGCGCCGGACGATCGACGCGGACGGGCTGGTGCTGTCGCCGGGCTTCATCGACATGCACTCGCACTCCGACCTGCAGATCCTGGTGAACCCGGACCACACCGCCAAGGTCAGCCAGGGCGTGACGCTGGAGGTACTCGGCCAGGACGGGCTGTCCTTCGCGCCGATCGACGATCCGACGCGGGCCGTCGTACGGCGGCAGATCGCCGGCTGGAACGGGGAGCCGGACGACTTCGACTTCTCGTGGTCGACGGTCGCCGGGTATCTCGACCGGCTGGATCAGGGGATCGCCTGCAATGCGGCGTACCTGGTCCCGCAGGGAACGCTGCGGATGATGGTCGTTGGGACGTCCAATCGCCCGGCAACGATGGACGAACTCAGGCGGATGAAGGAACTGCTCGCCGACGGGCTGCGCGACGGGGCGGTCGGGATGAGCAGCGGGCTGACCTACACGCCCGGCATGTTCGCGGACACCGACGAGCTCGTCGCGCTCTGCGAGATCGTCGCGCAGTACGGCGGGTACTACGCGCCGCACCAGCGCTCGTACGGCAAGGGGGCCCTGGAGGCGTACGGCGAGATGGTCGAGGTCGCCCGCCGCGCCGGCTGCGCGCTGCACCTGACCCACGCGGTGATGAACTTCGCGCCGAACGCGGGCCGCGGCGCCGACCTGGTCGCGATGATCGACAAGGCGCTCGCGTCCGGTGTCGACGTCACCACCGACACCTATCCGTACTTGCCGGGCGCAACCACCCTGGCCGCGGTGCTGCCGAGCTGGACGGCTGAAGGCGGGCCGGACGCTCAGCTCGCCCGGCTGCGGGACCCGGCCGCGCGCGAGCGCATCACCCACGAACTCGAGCAGGTCGGCACCGACGGCTGCCACGGCTGCGTCGTCGAGTGGGACACGATCGAGATCGGCGGGGTGCGCAATCCAGCGCTTTCGGAAAACGTTGGCCACACCGTCGCGGAACTCGCCTCCCGGGCCGGCCGCGCGCCCGCCGACGTGTTCTACGACCTGTTGCTCGCCGACGATCTCGCGACGTCGATCCTGCAGCACGTCGGGCACGAGGAAAACGTGCGCACGATCATGCGGCACCCGTCGCACACCGGCGGTTCGGACGGGATCCTGGTCGGCGGGAAACCGCATCCGCGGTCGTGGGGCACGTTCCCGCGGTACCTCGCGCACTACGTCCGCGAGCTCGGCGTCCTCGACCTCGCGGACTGCGTCCACCACCTGACCGGCCGCCCGGCCCGCCGGCTCCGGTTGCCCGACCGCGGCCTGGTCCGGGAGGGGTACGCCGCCGACCTGGTCCTGTTCGATCCGGAGCGGGTGCAGGACACGGCCACGTTCCCCGAGCCCCGGCAGCAGGCCGCGGGGATCCCGTACGTGCTCGTCAACGGCGTACCGGTCATCGACGACTCGCACCGCACCGAGGCCCTCCCCGGCCGCGCCGTCCGCCGTACCACCTGA